One part of the Prionailurus bengalensis isolate Pbe53 chromosome B2, Fcat_Pben_1.1_paternal_pri, whole genome shotgun sequence genome encodes these proteins:
- the TAAR2 gene encoding trace amine-associated receptor 2: MYSFMAAAIFITVFGNLAMIISISFFKQLHTPTNFLILSMAVTDFLLGLTIMPYSMVRSVETCWYFGLTFCKIHYSFDLMLSITSIFHLCSVAIDRFYAICYPLRYCTKMTIPLIKRLLFLCWSVPGAFAFGVVFSEAYADGIEGYDILVACSSSCPVMFNKLWGTTLFMAGFFTPGSVMVGIYGKIFAVSRKHARAINSLPENQNNQMRKDKKAAKTLGIVMGVFLLCWFPCFFTILLDPFLNFSTPVVLFDALTWFGYFNSTCNPLIYGFFYPWFRRALKCILLGKIFSSRFHTTDLFTQKETE; the protein is encoded by the coding sequence ATGTATTCATTTATGGCTGCAGCCATATTCATCACGGTGTTTGGCAACCTCGCCATGATAATATCCATTTCCTTCTTCAAGCAGCTTCACACACCAACCAACTTCCTCATCCTCTCCATGGCAGTCACTGACTTCCTCCTGGGGCTCACCATCATGCCCTACAGTATGGTCAGATCGGTGGAGACTTGCTGGTATTTCGGGCTTACATTTTGCAAGATTCATTACAGTTTTGACCTGATGCTTAGCATAACGTCCATTTTCCATCTTTGCTCTGTGGCTATTGACAGATTTTATGCTATCTGTTACCCTTTACGTTATTGCACGAAAATGACAATTCCCCTCATCAAGCGGTTGCTATTTCTCTGCTGGTCGGTTCCCGGAGCATTTGCTTTCGGGGTGGTCTTCTCGGAGGCCTACGCCGACGGGATTGAGGGCTACGATATACTGGTGGCCTGTTCCAGTTCCTGTCCAGTGATGTTCAACAAGTTATGGGGGACCACCTTGTTCATGGCAGGGTTCTTCACTCCTGGGTCTGTGATGGTGGGGATTTATGGCAAGATTTTTGCGGTATCAAGAAAACATGCTCGAGCAATCAATAGCTTGCCCGAAAATCAAAATAATCAAATGAGGAAAGACAAAAAAGCAGCCAAAACTTTAGGAATAGTGATGGGCGTTTTCTTACTATGTTGGTTTCCCTgttttttcacaattttattgGATCCCTTTTTGAACTTCTCTACTCCTGTAGTTCTGTTTGATGCCTTGACATGGTTTGGCTATTTTAACTCCACGTGTAATCCCTTAATATACGGTTTCTTCTATCCCTGGTTTCGCAGAGCGCTGAAGTGCATTTTACTAGGTAAAATTTTCAGCTCACGTTTCCATACTACTGATCTGTTTACTCAAAAAGAAACGGAATAG